Proteins from one Triticum aestivum cultivar Chinese Spring chromosome 7A, IWGSC CS RefSeq v2.1, whole genome shotgun sequence genomic window:
- the LOC123152679 gene encoding receptor-like protein EIX1, protein MATFAAPVSSMDAAAALCLVLILSTTTTSLVYAQETNNGGCITDERGALLSFRAGIRSDPQNLFSSWNGQDCCQWSGVRCSNRTGHVVKLDVRNDLFFDDIYRNWYSENSHGMRGNISSSLVALHHLEYLDLSGNYLGGVDVPIPRFLGSLQSLRYLNLSCMDFHGKVPPQLGNLSRLLYLDLNNNWNLNSYGMMLHIEDISWLLRLSLLRFLDMTSVNLSAIGNWVQVVNMLYNLRVLRLRRCGLVFPQTPMVRSNLTSLKMLDLSDTGFHTINPTYWFWDVGTIRHLDLTNNEIAEAFPDAMGNMTSLEVLRLGGNHLTSIKPEVLGNLCNLRVLTLWSNLINQDISQFLEGLPHCAWSKMELLDMSCTNVTGEIPRWINQWTDLSTLQLSSNRLEGSVPSEIGMLVNLKLLYLDGNYFNGSISEEHLDSLVNLEELDLSYNSLHLKISSNWIPPFKLRRAYFPRCKMGPHFPLWLKGQKGVVYLDISDAGIVDNLPDWFWSVVSNVQYLNISFNQISGRLPRTLEFMSSAVIVDMNSNNLTGILPLLPRQLAELDISRNSLSGPLPRNFGAPFVEELLLSENSINGTIPTYICQLQSLLVLDLAKNLLAGHLPVCSEETKELNRSIRALVLYENNLSGEFPSFLESCSKLVLHDLAHNNFAGELPTWLANKLPDLSYLRLRQNKFSGSIPGQLTQLEHLQYVDLADNRISGSIPHALVNLKAMIQEDQTLWNPLVWSYERPANPDTNDSPKYEDCTVCIDYFKVVYIVLDGGVV, encoded by the coding sequence ATGGCGACTTTCGCAGCTCCGGTATCCTCCATGGATGCAGCTGCAGCCCTTTGCCTTGTGCTTATTCTATCCACCACGACTACCTCTCTTGTCTATGCACAAGAAACCAACAACGGTGGGTGCATCACAGATGAGAGGGGTGCACTGCTGTCTTTCAGAGCTGGCATCAGAAGCGATCCACAGAACCTATTTTCCTCTTGGAATGGCCAAGATTGCTGCCAGTGGAGTGGTGTCAGGTGCAGCAACAGGACAGGCCATGTCGTCAAGCTTGACGTCCGCAACGATCTCTTCTTTGACGATATCTATCGTAACTGGTACAGTGAAAATTCTCATGGGATGCGTGGGAACATAAGTTCTTCCTTAGTTGCTTTGCATCATTTGGAGTATCTAGATCTGAGTGGAAACTATCTCGGTGGAGTGGATGTGCCCATACCCAGATTCTTGGGCTCCCTCCAAAGCTTGAGATATCTCAACCTATCCTGCATGGATTTTCATGGTAAAGTGCCTCCTCAACTTGGTAACTTGTCCAGATTGCTATATCTTGACCTCAACAACAACTGGAATCTTAATTCTTATGGCATGATGTTGCACATCGAGGATATCTCATGGTTGTTGCGTCTCTCTTTGCTAAGGTTTCTCGACATGACCAGTGTGAATCTTAGTGCCATTGGCAATTGGGTTCAAGTGGTTAACATGCTATATAATCTAAGAGTCCTTCGGCTCCGTCGTTGTGGACTTGTTTTTCCACAGACACCTATGGTGCGTTCTAACCTCACATCACTTAAGATGCTTGATCTAAGTGATACTGGGTTTCATACCATCAATCCAACCTACTGGTTCTGGGATGTTGGCACCATCAGGCATCTTGACCTTACAAATAATGAAATTGCTGAAGCATTTCCAGATGCGATGGGAAATATGACTTCGCTTGAGGTACTTCGTCTTGGAGGCAATCATCTCACCAGTATAAAGCCCGAAGTACTGGGAAACCTGTGCAATTTGAGAGTGCTAACACTGTGGTCAAATCTGATCAATCAAGACATTTCACAATTTTTGGAGGGGTTGCCTCACTGTGCATGGAGTAAGATGGAGTTGTTAGATATGTCTTGCACGAATGTCACCGGGGAAATTCCAAGGTGGATAAATCAGTGGACTGATTTGAGCACTCTTCAACTCTCCTCCAATAGGCTTGAAGGATCAGTACCTTCAGAAATTGGCATGCTCGTCAATCTCAAACTTTTGTATCTAGACGGCAACTATTTCAACGGTTCTATATCAGAGGAACATCTTGACTCTTTAGTGAATTTGGAGGAATTGGACTTGTCTTACAACTCCCTACACCTGAAGATCAGCTCAAATTGGATTCCCCCTTTTAAATTGCGCCGGGCATATTTCCCACGCTGCAAAATGGGACCTCATTTTCCTCTGTGGCTAAAAGGGCAGAAGGGTGTTGTTTATCTTGACATTTCAGATGCAGGCATAGTTGATAACCTTCCGGATTGGTTTTGGAGTGTGGTTTCAAATGTTCAATATTTGAACATCTCTTTTAACCAAATCAGTGGCAGGTTGCCAAGGACTCTTGAGTTTATGTCTTCAGCAGTGATAGTTGATATGAACTCCAACAACCTCACTGGTATTCTACCACTGTTGCCAAGGCAATTGGCAGAATTGGACATTTCCAGAAACTCTTTATCAGGGCCACTGCCACGAAACTTTGGAGCTCCGTTTGTTGAAGAGTTGTTGCTTTCTGAGAACAGTATCAATGGCACGATTCCAACATATATTTGTCAGCTGCAGTCATTATTGGTACTGGATTTAGCAAAGAACCTCCTAGCAGGACACCTCCCTGTCTGTTCAGAAGAAACAAAAGAACTGAATAGATCCATTAGAGCTCTAGTCCTGTATGAAAACAACTTGTCTGGTGAATTTCCTTCATTTTTGGAGAGCTGTTCAAAGTTGGTCCTTCATGATCTTGCGCACAACAACTTTGCCGGAGAGTTGCCGACATGGTTAGCAAATAAATTGCCAGATTTGTCCTACCTCAGGTTGCGGCAGAATAAATTCTCTGGCTCTATTCCAGGTCAGCTCACACAGCTTGAACACCTACAGTATGTGGACCTTGCAGATAACCGAATATCAGGATCCATACCTCATGCGTTGGTCAACTTAAAAGCAATGATACAGGAGGACCAAACACTTTGGAACCCCTTAGTGTGGAGTTATGAAAGGCCAGCAAACCCTGACACGAATGATTCACCAAAATATGAAGATTGTACTGTTTGTATTGATTATTTCAAAGTTGTCTATATTGTTTTAGATGGTGGTGTTGTCTAA